In Synergistaceae bacterium, one DNA window encodes the following:
- a CDS encoding metalloregulator ArsR/SmtB family transcription factor, translating into MRELPAQWHNTAEILHALGDATRQRILLLFEPGEELTIKTIADLFPCSRTSVTHHLAVLEKAGLLGRRRAGRDVYLRLEKSVLIDTLSSVLQYAQTET; encoded by the coding sequence TTGAGAGAATTGCCTGCTCAATGGCACAATACGGCGGAAATTCTGCATGCTTTGGGAGATGCAACCCGACAGCGCATATTGTTGTTATTTGAACCCGGGGAAGAACTGACGATCAAGACTATCGCCGATCTTTTCCCCTGCAGCCGCACCTCCGTCACTCATCACCTTGCGGTGCTGGAAAAGGCCGGACTGCTGGGGCGTCGCAGAGCAGGGAGGGATGTTTATCTGCGGCTGGAAAAATCGGTGCTGATCGACACGCTGTCTTCCGTCCTGCAGTACGCCCAAACGGAAACATAA
- a CDS encoding tRNA-dihydrouridine synthase family protein: protein MNETARTDAGGLSLDNELWLAPLAGLTMPPVRQFFSRLGAGLTHTEMVSCAGLVRNNAKTLSMLRLLPDEGPVVLQLFCSDADTLVRGGEAALAHRQNPEDSRDSLAFAALGINMACPMPKVMKHGAGAALLHEPRTAFEMTRGLKTLGLPVWIKIRRIAADLGETLRFVEGLIEAGADNVCIHGRTAAQRYEGRGDRTTVKSAACRFPGKISASGDVYTVEDVLEYKNMGCVGVMLARGALLDPCLFPRALRALGRDIPDEQVFPGAERQIERLKTLGESAKAVCGPRLAVVLLKRLAGGTLRGIPGASELRRRLGAAREVEELLEILQRSIVAETLTL from the coding sequence ATGAACGAAACCGCGCGAACTGACGCCGGCGGGCTGTCCCTGGACAACGAACTCTGGCTCGCGCCTCTGGCCGGACTGACAATGCCGCCGGTCCGGCAGTTTTTTTCCCGTCTCGGCGCGGGACTGACCCATACCGAAATGGTCAGCTGCGCGGGACTGGTCCGCAACAACGCAAAAACCCTGAGCATGCTGCGGCTCCTGCCCGATGAAGGACCGGTGGTGCTGCAGCTGTTTTGCAGTGACGCCGACACGCTGGTCCGAGGCGGAGAGGCGGCCCTCGCCCACAGGCAGAACCCGGAAGATTCGCGGGACAGCCTCGCCTTCGCGGCGCTGGGAATCAATATGGCCTGCCCCATGCCCAAAGTCATGAAACACGGGGCCGGCGCCGCTCTGCTTCACGAGCCCCGGACGGCCTTCGAAATGACTCGCGGACTGAAAACTCTGGGGCTTCCGGTGTGGATAAAAATTCGTCGCATTGCCGCAGACCTGGGGGAAACCCTGCGCTTTGTAGAGGGGCTTATCGAAGCGGGAGCGGATAACGTCTGCATCCACGGACGCACGGCGGCCCAGCGTTACGAGGGACGCGGCGACCGAACCACGGTGAAGTCCGCCGCTTGTCGTTTTCCGGGAAAAATCAGCGCCAGCGGCGACGTTTACACCGTTGAGGACGTTCTGGAGTACAAAAATATGGGCTGCGTCGGCGTGATGCTGGCCCGGGGGGCTCTGTTGGACCCCTGCCTTTTCCCGCGGGCCCTTCGAGCTTTGGGCCGGGATATTCCGGATGAACAGGTCTTTCCCGGAGCGGAACGGCAAATCGAACGCCTGAAAACCCTGGGAGAAAGCGCAAAAGCCGTCTGCGGTCCCCGGCTGGCGGTCGTTCTGCTCAAGCGCCTGGCCGGTGGAACGCTCAGAGGAATCCCCGGCGCTTCGGAACTCCGGCGTCGTCTGGGAGCCGCCAGAGAGGTAGAAGAGCTTTTGGAAATTCTGCAAAGGAGCATCGTCGCGGAAACGCTAACTCTGTGA
- a CDS encoding type III pantothenate kinase produces the protein MLLVMDTGNTTTVVGVFDGEKLISHWRLSSTLHTSDEFGVYLLTLLSTIGVKPGQIDSAILSSVVPPLDIPICGAIKTYFAVDCLRVNAFIDTGMEIRYAAPRDVGADRIVNAVGGRHKYGAPLIIADYGTAITFDVVSPDGAYLGGVIAPGLISGIEALFGRASKLPRVGLEVPPSVIGSNTNESIQSGILYGNAGLTDHLVDLIRKELGYPAKVVATGGHAELMAKIAKSIDYVDTWLTLDGLRLIHERNRAN, from the coding sequence ATGCTGCTGGTTATGGATACGGGAAACACGACGACGGTTGTGGGTGTTTTTGATGGCGAGAAACTCATCAGTCACTGGCGCTTGTCGTCTACCCTGCACACGTCGGACGAATTTGGAGTTTATCTGCTGACCCTTCTTTCCACCATCGGAGTGAAGCCCGGACAGATCGACAGCGCCATACTGTCCAGCGTCGTTCCCCCTCTGGATATTCCCATCTGCGGGGCCATCAAAACCTATTTCGCCGTGGACTGCCTGAGGGTGAACGCCTTCATCGACACCGGCATGGAAATCCGCTACGCCGCCCCCCGGGACGTGGGAGCGGACCGAATCGTCAACGCCGTGGGGGGACGCCACAAATACGGCGCGCCCCTGATCATCGCCGATTACGGCACGGCCATCACCTTCGACGTGGTCTCCCCGGACGGGGCCTATCTGGGAGGGGTTATCGCCCCCGGACTCATCTCCGGAATCGAGGCTCTTTTCGGCCGAGCCTCAAAACTGCCCAGAGTGGGGCTGGAAGTTCCCCCCTCCGTCATTGGCTCCAATACGAACGAATCCATCCAGTCCGGCATCCTGTACGGCAACGCCGGCCTGACCGACCATCTGGTGGACCTGATTCGGAAAGAGCTCGGATACCCCGCGAAGGTGGTGGCCACGGGAGGTCACGCGGAGCTTATGGCGAAGATCGCGAAATCCATCGACTACGTCGATACCTGGCTGACGCTGGACGGTCTGCGTCTCATTCATGAACGAAACCGCGCGAACTGA
- a CDS encoding ComEC/Rec2 family competence protein: MQILSRAPFLPVLAGLVAAMGVSGRFSNVALWWVVPSMALATAIVLIVLTGTEISRNHPQIAVLTLLATLVCSIRIAFSLTRPPVLPSFLKTEGIVVESRPWGRLYSVSVETRQGGFVLRLPFAELAEGQLVHIEGVPRPFKNTPSKNGFREDLYWRARDMTAYLGSAGYKILPEEGRNCFALNSKAPFFNIHRWRYVLYRSLTLHLPRLTGAYLNAAWTGKRDKSLNERHRLTGTSHLLAVSGFHVGLLMKLASWVFRRGKIRTLCLSFLMWFYVFSTGASASALRAGMMIQIALLGEIAGRPASTINSVSLAAVLLLLESPFRFYDVGWRLSVLAAFAIATLLERGTLGRHPCLRFFAFSPLLWASTYPQTSWSFGSVPLAGLLINVFAADFFGVVLTAASLTVALHLLNLPGMGFPLQAVEGLFALWETAAEGIVQLLPWQILWNPFLVHCCTVAFIAIFCRALLVPWRRIALLAPMGSVAAFLLFAI, translated from the coding sequence ATGCAAATTCTTTCCAGAGCTCCTTTTCTGCCGGTACTGGCCGGACTTGTCGCGGCAATGGGCGTGTCCGGCCGTTTTTCCAACGTCGCCCTCTGGTGGGTTGTGCCCTCCATGGCTCTGGCAACGGCCATCGTACTGATTGTTCTGACCGGCACGGAGATTTCCAGAAATCACCCGCAGATAGCCGTACTCACCCTTCTCGCCACCCTGGTCTGCTCCATCCGGATCGCCTTTTCCCTGACCCGCCCTCCCGTCCTTCCCTCTTTCCTGAAGACGGAGGGAATCGTGGTGGAAAGCCGCCCCTGGGGACGTCTGTACTCCGTTTCGGTAGAAACCCGCCAGGGGGGATTCGTGCTGAGGCTGCCCTTCGCCGAACTGGCCGAGGGACAGCTCGTTCATATCGAAGGCGTTCCCCGGCCCTTCAAAAACACTCCTTCGAAAAACGGGTTTCGGGAAGATCTTTACTGGCGGGCCCGGGACATGACGGCATACCTGGGCTCGGCAGGATATAAGATTCTTCCGGAAGAGGGCCGGAATTGTTTCGCTCTGAACTCGAAAGCCCCCTTTTTCAACATTCATCGCTGGCGTTACGTTCTTTACCGATCTCTGACTCTGCATTTGCCCCGACTGACGGGTGCTTACCTCAACGCCGCCTGGACGGGCAAACGGGACAAATCCCTGAACGAGAGGCACCGGCTCACGGGAACCAGTCATCTTCTGGCGGTGTCCGGCTTCCACGTGGGGCTTCTGATGAAACTGGCGTCCTGGGTGTTTCGGCGGGGAAAAATCAGGACGCTCTGCCTGAGTTTTTTGATGTGGTTCTACGTTTTTTCCACCGGAGCCTCGGCCAGCGCCCTGCGCGCGGGAATGATGATTCAGATCGCTCTGTTGGGAGAAATCGCCGGACGCCCGGCCTCCACCATCAACTCCGTCTCTCTGGCGGCGGTTCTGCTCCTGCTGGAATCTCCATTTCGATTTTACGACGTGGGGTGGCGTCTGTCTGTCCTGGCCGCTTTCGCCATCGCCACCCTTCTGGAACGGGGAACGCTGGGCCGTCATCCGTGTCTTCGTTTTTTCGCCTTCAGCCCCCTGCTCTGGGCGTCAACTTATCCCCAAACCTCCTGGTCCTTCGGCTCCGTTCCTCTGGCCGGGCTGCTCATCAACGTTTTTGCCGCCGATTTCTTCGGGGTCGTCCTGACCGCCGCATCTCTGACCGTGGCCCTGCACCTGCTCAACCTGCCGGGGATGGGCTTTCCTCTGCAGGCCGTGGAAGGACTTTTCGCCCTCTGGGAGACCGCCGCCGAGGGCATCGTTCAGCTGCTTCCCTGGCAGATCCTCTGGAACCCGTTTCTCGTCCACTGCTGCACGGTGGCGTTCATCGCGATCTTCTGCCGCGCCCTCCTCGTCCCCTGGCGGAGAATCGCCCTTCTGGCCCCCATGGGAAGTGTGGCGGCGTTTCTTCTGTTCGCGATATGA
- the panB gene encoding 3-methyl-2-oxobutanoate hydroxymethyltransferase produces the protein MAKKKGRLEFLEMKKKGEKVTWITAYDYPTASFAEAAGMDMILVGDSLGMVVLGYSGTIPVTMDDCIRHCQAVRRGAPNTFVMGDMPFGSYQISDELAVANAIRFFKEADMDAVKLEGGVRVESRIKAIAESGVLVCGHIGLTPQSSGPMGGFKAQGVTPESARYVIEDALAVERAGAYTLLLEGIPPELTEFITKRLSIPVYSIGAGLPCDGQLIICGDMLGQFQAFTPKFVKKYANVAEVVTNAFKAYVDDVRNQKFPGEEHVYHIRKGCEEEYAKVLKEYEKK, from the coding sequence GTGGCAAAGAAAAAAGGACGTCTTGAGTTTTTGGAAATGAAGAAAAAGGGTGAAAAGGTTACCTGGATCACGGCCTACGACTATCCGACGGCTTCCTTCGCCGAGGCGGCAGGTATGGACATGATCCTTGTGGGCGACTCGCTGGGAATGGTCGTGCTCGGTTATTCCGGCACCATCCCCGTCACGATGGACGACTGCATCCGCCATTGTCAGGCCGTTCGCCGGGGCGCCCCCAACACCTTCGTCATGGGAGACATGCCCTTCGGTTCCTATCAGATTTCTGACGAGCTGGCCGTGGCCAACGCCATCCGCTTTTTCAAGGAAGCGGACATGGACGCGGTAAAACTTGAGGGCGGCGTCCGGGTGGAGAGCCGCATCAAAGCCATCGCGGAAAGCGGCGTTCTGGTCTGCGGACACATCGGTCTTACGCCTCAAAGCTCCGGCCCCATGGGCGGATTCAAGGCCCAGGGAGTGACTCCGGAGTCGGCCCGTTACGTGATCGAAGACGCTCTGGCCGTAGAGCGGGCGGGGGCCTATACCCTGCTGTTGGAGGGGATTCCTCCCGAGCTGACGGAGTTCATCACGAAGCGGCTTTCCATTCCCGTGTACTCCATCGGCGCGGGGCTGCCCTGCGATGGCCAGCTCATCATCTGCGGAGACATGCTGGGCCAGTTCCAGGCCTTCACTCCCAAATTCGTCAAAAAATACGCCAACGTGGCGGAAGTCGTCACCAACGCCTTCAAGGCCTACGTGGACGACGTTCGCAATCAGAAGTTCCCCGGTGAAGAACATGTCTATCACATTCGCAAGGGCTGCGAAGAAGAATACGCCAAAGTTCTGAAAGAATACGAGAAAAAATAA
- a CDS encoding PLP-dependent aspartate aminotransferase family protein yields the protein MKKMSEGETAKNGKKRGFLTRSVHVGNGIDKETGAIRRPITMANSYALPYDPSDLNWSSASGNLYTRNGGANQQYLQEKLASLEEGEDCVVLASGVAALSGVFFTFLQSGDHAVVSDSTYIAAYRLLHELLPGKYGVQTTLVNSTNLEEVKAAVRPNTKLIHIETPSNPTLKITDIRAAAKIAHDAGALLSVDNTFASPCNQRPLELGADLCVESLTKYINGHGDAMGGAVIGAKSLIDKIRAEAMVNQGGAISPFNAWLIMRGAVSLPIRMRHHNQSALAVAKFLESHPAVRFVAYPGLESHSGHATALRQMENGFGGVMAFGLRADHDSHNRFVSHLEIVTSAVSLGHDESLIVFLGENDERQYLYPAEFHDGFFRLSIGLEDTEDLIEDLRQALEKTGL from the coding sequence ATGAAAAAGATGTCGGAAGGCGAAACGGCGAAAAATGGGAAAAAACGTGGATTTCTGACTCGTTCCGTGCACGTGGGAAACGGAATCGACAAAGAAACCGGAGCGATCCGCAGACCCATCACCATGGCCAACAGCTACGCGCTGCCCTATGACCCCTCGGATCTCAACTGGAGCAGCGCCTCGGGCAACCTCTATACCCGCAACGGAGGAGCGAATCAGCAATATTTGCAGGAAAAACTCGCATCTCTGGAGGAGGGAGAGGACTGCGTCGTGCTCGCCTCGGGGGTGGCGGCTCTGTCGGGGGTGTTTTTCACCTTCCTGCAGAGCGGGGACCACGCGGTCGTTTCGGACAGCACCTACATCGCGGCCTACCGTCTGCTGCACGAACTGCTGCCGGGAAAGTACGGAGTTCAGACGACTCTGGTGAACAGCACGAACCTCGAAGAAGTGAAAGCCGCCGTCCGCCCCAACACGAAGCTGATCCACATCGAAACCCCTTCGAATCCCACCCTGAAAATCACCGACATCCGAGCCGCGGCCAAAATCGCCCATGACGCCGGAGCCCTTCTGTCCGTCGACAATACCTTCGCCTCTCCCTGCAACCAGCGCCCTCTGGAGCTGGGGGCGGATCTGTGCGTGGAGAGCCTGACGAAGTACATCAACGGCCACGGCGACGCCATGGGCGGCGCGGTGATCGGAGCAAAATCCCTGATCGACAAAATACGGGCGGAGGCCATGGTCAACCAGGGAGGCGCAATCAGCCCCTTCAACGCCTGGCTCATTATGCGCGGGGCCGTTTCGCTCCCCATCCGTATGCGCCATCACAATCAAAGCGCCCTCGCCGTCGCAAAGTTTCTGGAGTCTCATCCAGCCGTCCGCTTCGTGGCCTATCCGGGCCTTGAAAGCCATTCCGGGCACGCCACAGCCCTCCGGCAGATGGAAAACGGCTTCGGCGGCGTCATGGCCTTCGGGCTTCGCGCCGACCACGATTCCCACAACCGTTTTGTCAGCCATCTGGAAATCGTCACTTCCGCCGTTTCTCTGGGTCACGACGAAAGCCTGATCGTGTTCCTCGGCGAAAACGACGAACGACAGTACCTCTATCCGGCAGAATTTCACGACGGCTTCTTCCGCCTGAGCATCGGGCTGGAGGACACGGAAGATCTCATCGAAGACCTCCGGCAGGCCCTGGAGAAAACAGGCCTTTAG
- a CDS encoding TRAP transporter large permease, whose product MGAILGISFLILAIIGVPIAMVLGVSSLAAIALGSSLPLMVIPQRMFTAADSFPMLAIPLFMMAGSLMDSGGISRRLINLANALVGSLTGGLALVGILTCMFFAAISGSGPATVAAIGGIMIPYMVRGGYDRGFSSAVMALSGAIGIIIPPSIPMVTYAIMSSVSVKTLFTSGFGPGIVVGLSLMITSWWIAKHEGYGGEKSKFSIREVLKAVRESIWALLMPVIILGGIYGSIFTPTEAAGIAVVYGLFIGLFVYRELDVRAIYGILVDAAVTTAMIMLIVCTAQVFGWIMTSERIPDAVARAVLAMTNSRFIILMLINIILLFAGCIMETNAALIILAPILLPITTPLGVDPVHLGIIMIVNLAIGMSTPPLGVNLFVACGINQRMGERLTLERISRAALPLIAANVVALLIITYFEPVALWIPRLAGQIR is encoded by the coding sequence ATGGGCGCGATACTGGGTATCAGCTTTCTGATTCTGGCGATTATCGGCGTTCCCATCGCCATGGTGCTGGGGGTTTCCTCCCTGGCGGCCATCGCTCTGGGGAGCTCCCTTCCCCTGATGGTCATCCCGCAGCGGATGTTCACCGCGGCGGACTCCTTCCCCATGCTGGCCATTCCGCTTTTCATGATGGCGGGCTCCCTGATGGACTCCGGAGGAATTTCCCGGCGTCTGATCAACCTGGCGAACGCGCTGGTGGGCTCCCTGACCGGCGGACTGGCGCTGGTGGGTATTCTCACCTGCATGTTTTTCGCCGCCATATCCGGTTCCGGGCCGGCCACCGTGGCGGCCATCGGCGGGATTATGATTCCCTACATGGTCAGGGGAGGCTACGACCGGGGCTTCTCCTCGGCGGTCATGGCTCTGTCGGGAGCCATTGGAATCATCATTCCCCCCAGCATTCCCATGGTCACCTACGCCATCATGTCCAGCGTCTCGGTAAAGACGCTTTTCACCTCCGGCTTCGGGCCGGGCATCGTGGTGGGACTGAGCCTCATGATCACCTCCTGGTGGATCGCGAAGCACGAGGGCTACGGCGGAGAGAAAAGCAAATTTTCCATAAGAGAGGTTCTGAAGGCCGTACGGGAGTCCATCTGGGCGCTTCTGATGCCGGTTATCATTCTGGGGGGCATCTACGGCAGCATTTTCACTCCCACGGAAGCGGCGGGAATCGCCGTGGTCTACGGGCTTTTCATCGGGCTCTTCGTTTATCGGGAGCTGGACGTCCGGGCCATTTACGGCATTCTGGTGGACGCGGCGGTTACCACGGCCATGATTATGCTGATCGTCTGCACGGCGCAGGTTTTCGGGTGGATCATGACCAGCGAAAGAATCCCCGACGCCGTGGCGAGGGCCGTTCTGGCCATGACCAACAGCCGGTTCATCATCCTGATGCTGATCAATATCATTCTGCTGTTCGCGGGCTGTATCATGGAGACCAACGCGGCCCTGATCATCCTGGCGCCCATCCTGCTGCCCATCACGACCCCTCTGGGGGTGGACCCGGTGCATTTGGGGATCATCATGATCGTGAACCTCGCCATCGGAATGAGCACCCCGCCTCTTGGGGTCAACCTCTTCGTCGCCTGCGGCATCAATCAGCGCATGGGGGAAAGGCTGACGCTGGAGCGAATCTCAAGAGCCGCTCTGCCTCTGATCGCGGCCAACGTGGTCGCCCTGCTGATCATCACCTATTTCGAGCCCGTCGCTCTGTGGATTCCCCGCCTGGCAGGACAGATTCGATAG
- a CDS encoding TRAP transporter small permease codes for MKRIFHHLERYLLAAFMAAITFVVFIQVVFRQLGRSLPWSEEFTRYLLVWITMIGASEGIKRTVHVGVEAFTMLLPLKARKAVNIVALLICVFFCGVVLFYSIAIIRVQAVNHQLTPAMRIPMWIAYSALPAGSVLMIIRYIQVIVRSLKTFGSDRMITGLED; via the coding sequence GTGAAACGTATATTCCATCATCTGGAGCGATACCTGCTGGCGGCCTTTATGGCCGCCATCACCTTTGTCGTGTTCATCCAGGTCGTGTTTCGTCAGCTGGGACGGTCCCTGCCCTGGTCGGAGGAGTTCACCCGCTATCTTCTGGTGTGGATAACCATGATCGGGGCCAGCGAGGGCATTAAGAGGACCGTCCACGTCGGCGTGGAAGCCTTTACGATGCTTTTGCCCCTGAAGGCGAGGAAAGCCGTCAACATCGTCGCACTGTTGATTTGCGTCTTTTTCTGCGGGGTCGTTCTGTTCTATTCCATCGCCATCATCCGGGTTCAGGCCGTCAACCACCAGCTCACCCCGGCCATGCGAATCCCCATGTGGATCGCCTACTCCGCCCTGCCGGCGGGCTCGGTTCTGATGATAATCCGCTACATTCAGGTGATTGTCCGCTCTCTGAAGACGTTCGGAAGCGACCGGATGATCACGGGACTGGAGGACTGA
- a CDS encoding TRAP transporter substrate-binding protein: protein MKKKCFLAGLCVLTFLFLGQTFADTAFAAPEFSVRLGHTLAPTHPYNLGMVRFKELIEKASGGKIGVEVFHSSQIGSERDLIEGLQLGTVQMTVVSTAPLSGFTSDFLVFDLPFIFASTKAARACVDSEIGQKMLDQLVSQGIIGLCFFENGFRDVTNSKLPIKVPADLAGIKIRTMENPIHMATFRVMKADPTPMAFGELFTALQQKTIDAQENPLAIVDTSKFYEVQDYLSLTEHFYAPAPVLVSKAFFDSLPADLQKTFKECLLQSRDYERGLLDEMNTKLVKELGEKGMKINEVDKKLFIEAVKPVYDEFTGTGQGKIPADLIERVRAFN, encoded by the coding sequence ATGAAAAAGAAGTGCTTTTTAGCGGGATTGTGCGTTCTGACGTTCCTGTTTCTGGGCCAGACGTTTGCGGACACGGCCTTCGCCGCGCCGGAGTTTTCCGTTCGTCTGGGGCACACGCTGGCTCCTACCCATCCCTATAACCTGGGGATGGTGCGCTTCAAGGAGCTGATCGAAAAGGCCAGCGGCGGTAAAATCGGAGTGGAGGTGTTCCACAGCTCCCAGATCGGAAGCGAGCGCGACCTGATCGAGGGCCTCCAGCTGGGCACAGTGCAGATGACGGTGGTTTCCACGGCCCCGTTGTCCGGCTTCACGTCGGATTTCCTGGTTTTCGACCTGCCCTTCATCTTCGCCAGCACAAAGGCCGCCCGGGCCTGTGTGGACAGCGAAATCGGACAGAAGATGCTCGATCAGCTCGTCTCTCAGGGCATCATCGGACTTTGTTTCTTCGAGAACGGATTTCGCGACGTCACCAACTCCAAGCTGCCCATCAAGGTTCCGGCGGATCTGGCCGGCATAAAGATTCGCACGATGGAAAACCCCATCCACATGGCCACCTTCCGCGTCATGAAGGCCGACCCCACGCCCATGGCCTTCGGAGAGCTCTTTACGGCCCTTCAGCAGAAGACCATCGACGCCCAGGAGAACCCCCTCGCCATCGTCGATACCTCGAAGTTTTACGAAGTGCAGGACTACCTGTCCCTGACGGAACATTTCTACGCTCCGGCCCCCGTGCTGGTCTCCAAGGCCTTCTTCGACTCTCTGCCCGCCGACCTGCAGAAGACTTTCAAAGAGTGTCTGCTGCAGAGCCGCGACTACGAGCGCGGACTGCTGGACGAGATGAACACAAAGCTGGTTAAGGAACTGGGCGAAAAGGGCATGAAGATCAACGAAGTCGACAAAAAGCTCTTTATCGAGGCGGTCAAACCCGTCTACGACGAATTCACGGGAACAGGCCAGGGCAAAATTCCGGCCGATCTGATCGAGCGGGTCCGGGCTTTCAACTGA
- a CDS encoding response regulator has protein sequence MAGRFLKNNVVMLLFFASALLVLLIAVNTHTVMNKTVVLMQDSAQKHLLAAGRAAAMFITPEELARYKTEEDTHCPEYESLRERLIQFGKEYGVVYVYYWRDSGDGRLQYIVDNDTDEETQVTPDDYFDVIEDPLAATALAGEDAVNDFGEYVPSWKGLISAYIPVRDAEGNIVCVAGVDISDEIILTQRSDTTFLTLLQAVALASSVLSGGATFWLYRRKAAQSESAHVAKSRFLSSMSHEMHTPMNAIIGMTALAKTSPDPTRKDYCLEKIESASKHLLGIINDVLDMSKFDENEMELSPVNFGFEKMLRKTVDIFEFQAEDKKQTLSVSVDPKIPELLYGDERRLTQIMMKLLSNAVKFTPDEGKIRVEARLAEETDSACCILVEVSDTGIGIEKEQLSQLFNSFQQTEDSLSRRFGGAGLGLAIAKRTVELMGGKIWVKSESGTGSTFGYTVWLAREPETPAVFSDGAAENEPQPPAAGQDEEEGSFEDCRVLLAEDVEINREIVLSLLEPMGLSIDCAQNGLEAFEKFRASPGRYDMIFMDVQMPEMDGCEATRRIRALEIPEARAVPIVAMSANSFQEDVEACLAAGMNDHVAKPLDLDEVLARLRLYLSKKERKKVVTLM, from the coding sequence ATGGCAGGACGTTTTTTGAAAAACAATGTGGTTATGCTGTTGTTCTTCGCCTCCGCTCTTTTGGTGCTGCTGATCGCGGTCAACACTCACACGGTCATGAACAAGACCGTGGTTCTGATGCAGGATTCGGCGCAAAAGCACCTGCTGGCCGCGGGGCGGGCGGCGGCCATGTTCATCACTCCGGAAGAACTGGCCCGCTACAAAACAGAAGAGGATACCCATTGTCCGGAATATGAGAGTCTGCGGGAGAGACTGATTCAGTTCGGAAAAGAATACGGCGTCGTTTACGTCTATTACTGGCGCGACAGCGGAGACGGGCGTCTGCAGTACATCGTGGACAACGATACGGATGAGGAAACCCAGGTGACGCCGGACGATTATTTCGACGTCATCGAAGACCCTCTGGCGGCGACGGCCCTTGCCGGTGAGGACGCGGTCAACGATTTCGGAGAGTACGTGCCGAGCTGGAAGGGGCTTATCTCGGCCTATATTCCCGTTCGGGACGCGGAGGGGAATATCGTCTGCGTCGCGGGGGTGGACATTTCCGACGAAATCATTCTCACCCAGCGCAGCGATACGACTTTTCTCACCCTCCTGCAGGCCGTGGCCCTGGCGTCTTCTGTTCTGAGCGGAGGCGCGACCTTTTGGCTGTACCGGCGAAAAGCGGCTCAGAGTGAAAGCGCCCATGTGGCCAAAAGCCGTTTCCTTTCCAGCATGAGTCATGAGATGCACACTCCCATGAACGCCATCATCGGCATGACCGCGCTGGCGAAAACATCTCCCGACCCGACGCGGAAGGATTACTGTCTGGAAAAAATCGAAAGCGCCTCAAAACACCTCCTTGGCATCATCAACGACGTTCTGGACATGTCGAAGTTCGATGAAAACGAAATGGAGCTGTCTCCCGTGAATTTCGGTTTTGAAAAGATGCTGCGAAAGACCGTGGACATCTTCGAATTTCAGGCGGAGGACAAAAAGCAGACCCTTTCCGTCTCCGTGGATCCCAAAATTCCGGAGCTTCTGTACGGAGACGAGCGCAGGCTGACCCAGATCATGATGAAACTGCTTTCCAACGCTGTAAAGTTCACCCCCGACGAGGGAAAGATTCGTGTGGAAGCCCGCCTGGCGGAAGAAACGGACTCCGCCTGCTGTATCCTGGTGGAGGTGAGCGACACGGGAATCGGTATCGAAAAAGAGCAGCTTTCGCAGCTGTTTAATTCTTTTCAACAGACTGAAGACTCGCTGTCGCGCCGATTTGGCGGAGCGGGCCTGGGGCTGGCCATTGCCAAACGGACGGTGGAACTCATGGGCGGAAAGATCTGGGTGAAATCCGAAAGCGGTACGGGTTCGACCTTCGGTTACACCGTCTGGCTGGCCCGGGAGCCCGAAACGCCGGCCGTCTTTTCCGACGGAGCGGCGGAAAACGAGCCTCAGCCCCCGGCGGCGGGTCAGGATGAGGAAGAGGGTTCTTTCGAGGATTGCCGCGTTCTTCTGGCCGAGGACGTGGAGATCAACCGGGAGATCGTTCTGTCGCTTCTGGAGCCCATGGGGCTGTCCATAGACTGCGCGCAGAACGGGCTGGAGGCCTTCGAAAAATTCAGAGCCTCGCCAGGGCGGTACGACATGATTTTCATGGACGTGCAGATGCCGGAAATGGACGGCTGCGAGGCCACCCGGCGCATTCGCGCTCTGGAAATTCCCGAGGCGAGGGCGGTTCCCATTGTGGCCATGAGCGCCAATTCCTTTCAGGAGGACGTGGAGGCCTGTCTGGCCGCCGGCATGAACGACCATGTGGCCAAGCCGCTGGATTTGGACGAAGTTCTCGCCCGATTGCGGCTCTATCTTTCCAAAAAAGAGAGAAAAAAAGTCGTCACGCTGATGTGA